In one Nostoc sp. KVJ3 genomic region, the following are encoded:
- a CDS encoding aspartyl/asparaginyl beta-hydroxylase domain-containing protein — protein MSVKQEFEKIQQERLIDWPEKDIYNQNWKTFTLYALKNKNEDNCLLCPQTTQLIEKIPNMVSAGFSCLSPGTHIYPHAGFSGYSELILRCHLGLIIPDKCAIRVGNQTQMWQTGKCLIFDDLVEHEAWNLGRTNRIILLIDFGRKNNSNIRFKISDEASILRDVI, from the coding sequence ATGTCCGTCAAACAAGAGTTTGAAAAAATACAGCAAGAAAGATTAATAGATTGGCCTGAGAAAGATATATATAACCAAAACTGGAAAACTTTTACTTTATATGCTCTCAAAAATAAAAATGAGGATAATTGCCTTTTATGTCCTCAAACAACACAGTTAATTGAGAAGATACCTAACATGGTCTCAGCAGGATTTTCTTGTTTGAGTCCAGGAACCCATATTTATCCCCATGCTGGATTCTCTGGGTATTCGGAACTAATTTTACGTTGTCATTTAGGTTTAATTATTCCTGACAAATGTGCTATTAGAGTTGGCAATCAAACTCAAATGTGGCAAACTGGGAAGTGCTTAATATTTGACGACTTAGTAGAGCATGAAGCTTGGAATTTAGGAAGAACTAACCGAATCATTTTATTGATAGATTTTGGTAGGAAAAATAATAGCAATATTCGTTTTAAGATATCAGATGAAGCAAGTATATTGCGAGATGTCATATAG
- a CDS encoding SDR family oxidoreductase has protein sequence MAKSKEKKEQKLQPPQQQEAPGVESEMTPKPKADDAQYRGSGKLQDKVALITGADSGIGRAVAIAFAKEGADVAILYLNEHDDAKETKHLVEKQGRRAVTIAGDIGDETFCQQAIQQTLGEFGKLDILVNNAAEQHPKESIEEITEEQLERTFRTNIFSMFFMTKAALKHLQAGSSIINTTSVTAYKGSPQLLDYSSTKGAIVAFTRSLSQNLVSKEIRVNAVAPGPIWTPLIPSTFPEEKVETFGKQVPMQRAGQPEEVAPSYVFLASDDASYISGQVLHVNGGEVVNG, from the coding sequence ATGGCTAAATCAAAAGAGAAGAAAGAGCAAAAATTACAACCACCACAGCAACAAGAAGCACCAGGTGTTGAGTCAGAAATGACACCAAAACCAAAAGCAGATGATGCCCAGTATCGGGGTAGTGGCAAGTTACAAGATAAAGTAGCATTGATTACAGGTGCAGATAGTGGTATTGGTCGTGCTGTAGCGATCGCATTTGCTAAAGAAGGGGCAGATGTGGCGATTCTTTATCTCAATGAACACGATGATGCTAAAGAAACAAAACATTTGGTAGAAAAACAAGGTCGTCGTGCAGTAACTATTGCAGGTGATATCGGCGATGAAACCTTTTGTCAGCAAGCTATACAACAAACACTTGGTGAGTTTGGTAAACTTGATATTCTCGTCAATAATGCTGCTGAACAACATCCCAAAGAAAGCATTGAGGAAATCACCGAAGAACAACTAGAGCGAACTTTCCGCACTAATATCTTCTCGATGTTTTTCATGACTAAAGCTGCACTCAAGCATTTACAAGCAGGTAGTTCTATCATCAATACAACATCGGTAACAGCTTATAAAGGTAGCCCACAACTACTAGATTATTCTTCTACCAAAGGTGCGATCGTTGCCTTTACTCGCTCCTTATCACAAAATTTAGTATCAAAAGAAATTCGTGTTAATGCTGTCGCGCCCGGGCCGATTTGGACACCTTTGATTCCCTCAACTTTTCCCGAAGAGAAAGTTGAAACCTTTGGAAAACAAGTACCAATGCAACGAGCCGGACAACCAGAAGAAGTTGCTCCTAGCTACGTATT
- a CDS encoding peptide ligase PGM1-related protein produces the protein MAILNISDLEQVEKFRHLQLTLRDRWKTSELFDNSEADILIIPSLSLDQRELQKIEGCEHYEERLLFSLIRLRNPQTRLIYITSVPLHPSIIDYYLQLLPGIPFSHARNRLLLLSTYDSSLKPLSQKILERPRLLERIHQSLRLDKSFMICYNSSHWEGELSLKLGVPLYAAAPNLQIWGTKSGSRQIFAQSGVPHPDGSEKIWNYTDLAEATSNLWERQPTLKRVVVKLNEGISGEGNALLDFRPIENLAPGIGTHAQRVAAISDRFSTMRFQAKLETWDNFSGRIPELGAISEAFVEGEIKRSPSVQGRITPAGEVEILSTHDQILGGPDGQIYLGCRFPADESYRLELQQLGLQVGRKLAEKGALERFGVDFIAVDKGNSEWDIQAIEINLRKGGTTHPFMTLKLLTNGRYDLSTGLFYSQQGRPKYYVATDNLQKERYQGLLPNDLMDIIAHHRLHFDSGTETGTVFHLMGCLSQFGKLGLTSIGDSPQQAQDIYNTVVKVLDEETRRENHDFSAFSDYSFPVVWNEYS, from the coding sequence ATGGCTATATTAAATATTTCCGATTTAGAACAGGTTGAAAAATTTCGCCACTTACAATTAACCCTGCGCGATCGCTGGAAAACGTCTGAGCTATTTGATAATAGTGAAGCCGATATTTTAATTATTCCTTCTCTGAGTCTCGACCAGCGCGAACTCCAAAAGATTGAAGGCTGCGAACATTATGAAGAAAGATTACTATTTTCCTTAATTCGGTTGCGAAATCCCCAGACTCGGCTGATTTATATAACATCAGTACCCCTGCATCCTAGTATCATTGATTATTATCTGCAACTTTTACCCGGAATTCCCTTTTCTCATGCTCGCAATCGGTTGTTGCTACTTTCTACTTACGATTCCTCCCTTAAGCCTCTCAGCCAAAAGATTTTAGAACGCCCCCGCCTACTAGAGCGGATTCATCAATCTTTGAGGCTAGATAAATCATTTATGATCTGCTACAATTCCTCACACTGGGAAGGTGAATTATCTTTAAAATTAGGTGTACCACTGTATGCTGCTGCACCAAATTTACAAATTTGGGGGACAAAAAGTGGTAGTCGGCAAATCTTTGCCCAAAGCGGAGTACCGCATCCAGATGGCAGTGAAAAAATTTGGAACTACACAGATTTAGCAGAAGCTACTAGTAATTTGTGGGAACGCCAACCGACATTAAAACGGGTAGTAGTGAAACTCAATGAAGGGATTTCTGGAGAGGGAAATGCATTGCTGGATTTTAGACCAATTGAGAATTTAGCACCGGGAATTGGTACTCATGCTCAAAGGGTAGCAGCAATTAGCGATCGCTTCTCAACAATGCGCTTTCAAGCAAAACTTGAGACTTGGGACAATTTTTCGGGAAGAATCCCAGAATTGGGGGCAATTTCTGAAGCATTTGTGGAAGGGGAAATTAAACGATCGCCCAGCGTCCAAGGACGAATTACACCCGCTGGCGAAGTAGAAATCCTTTCAACCCACGACCAAATTCTCGGAGGCCCAGATGGTCAGATTTACCTTGGTTGTCGCTTTCCTGCTGATGAAAGCTATCGGTTGGAATTACAGCAATTGGGACTACAAGTTGGCAGAAAGCTAGCAGAAAAAGGCGCTTTAGAGCGATTTGGTGTAGATTTTATTGCCGTTGACAAGGGTAATAGTGAGTGGGATATTCAGGCGATCGAAATTAACTTGCGTAAAGGCGGTACAACTCATCCATTCATGACCCTGAAATTATTAACAAACGGACGCTATGACCTTTCCACAGGTTTATTTTACAGTCAGCAAGGTCGCCCCAAATACTATGTTGCTACTGATAATCTGCAAAAAGAGCGCTATCAGGGATTATTGCCTAATGATTTAATGGATATCATCGCTCACCACAGACTACACTTTGACAGTGGGACTGAAACGGGTACAGTTTTTCATCTTATGGGTTGCCTGTCGCAGTTTGGCAAGTTGGGATTAACCAGCATTGGTGATTCCCCGCAACAAGCACAAGATATTTATAACACAGTTGTCAAGGTACTAGATGAAGAAACGCGCCGGGAAAATCATGATTTCTCGGCGTTTTCAGATTATTCCTTTCCTGTAGTTTGGAATGAATATAGCTAA
- a CDS encoding NF041680 family putative transposase — translation MKRARLEEFRQAVYKYLGRAHDATFELTDAILLTRNVYCLAELSLSPVFRRKWPSIYEALQDSRPQRQKLMQLYIKQIPAEGRPLLAGDHTNWSRPDAVRLQERTYEHSGTSIAGNKPITIGQGYSTIAWIPENEGSWALPLRHERITSAESPIGKAIWQLKQVCKYLPTRPISVWDSEYGCAPFILKTANIPADILVRLRSNLCLWGEPKAYSGKGRPKKHGDKFKLNEPTTWNEATSVLEINDPKLGRVRVSLWKDLHFRQAATRPMLIIRVERLDAQGNMRVSKPLWLAWVGEEMPPLEEVWCLYLRRFTIDHWYRFLKQRLHWTVPNFGTPKQSERWSDLMPLMTWELWLARDIVTDNPLPWQKSLDKLTPGRVAQAIGGVFAAIGTPTSAPKPRGKSPGWQQGKKRHRKNRCPIVKKTVARPPKEPSVAV, via the coding sequence ATGAAACGTGCCAGATTAGAAGAATTCCGTCAAGCAGTCTACAAATATTTAGGCAGAGCACACGATGCAACTTTTGAGTTGACAGATGCCATATTGCTAACTAGAAATGTTTATTGCCTAGCAGAATTGTCCCTATCGCCAGTATTTAGAAGGAAGTGGCCAAGTATCTATGAGGCACTACAAGATAGTAGGCCACAGCGACAGAAATTGATGCAGCTATATATCAAACAAATCCCCGCAGAGGGACGACCATTGTTAGCAGGAGATCACACAAACTGGTCACGCCCAGATGCCGTCAGGTTGCAAGAGCGAACTTATGAGCATAGTGGCACATCCATAGCAGGAAATAAACCGATTACCATTGGTCAAGGATATAGCACAATTGCCTGGATACCTGAAAATGAGGGAAGTTGGGCATTACCATTAAGACATGAACGGATCACAAGTGCCGAAAGTCCTATTGGGAAAGCAATTTGGCAACTCAAACAGGTGTGTAAATATTTGCCTACCAGACCGATTTCAGTTTGGGATAGTGAATATGGTTGTGCGCCTTTTATCTTAAAAACTGCGAATATTCCAGCAGATATTCTCGTTCGGTTGCGTTCAAATCTGTGTTTATGGGGTGAACCAAAAGCTTATTCGGGAAAGGGGCGACCTAAAAAGCATGGTGATAAATTTAAACTGAATGAGCCCACAACATGGAATGAAGCAACATCTGTATTAGAAATAAATGACCCAAAATTAGGACGTGTGCGTGTGAGCTTGTGGAAAGATTTACACTTCCGTCAGGCTGCTACACGTCCAATGTTAATCATCAGAGTTGAACGTCTGGACGCGCAAGGTAACATGAGAGTGTCCAAACCTTTGTGGTTGGCTTGGGTAGGAGAAGAAATGCCACCCTTAGAAGAAGTTTGGTGTCTTTACTTGCGTCGCTTTACCATTGACCACTGGTATCGCTTTTTGAAGCAGCGTCTACATTGGACTGTACCAAACTTTGGTACTCCTAAGCAAAGTGAACGGTGGAGTGACCTCATGCCTCTGATGACTTGGGAATTGTGGTTAGCCCGCGATATCGTTACTGACAATCCTTTACCTTGGCAGAAGTCTCTAGATAAATTGACCCCTGGAAGAGTTGCTCAAGCTATAGGTGGAGTTTTTGCGGCCATTGGTACTCCCACCTCTGCACCCAAACCTCGCGGAAAGTCTCCCGGTTGGCAACAAGGAAAGAAGCGTCACCGTAAAAACCGATGTCCCATTGTTAAAAAAACAGTAGCACGACCACCTAAAGAACCATCTGTTGCTGTTTAA
- a CDS encoding GUN4 domain-containing protein has translation MAKNNQTVLTLTLLITASLIGIFAVLGWIGYSLTRSKSESKSPGNTDLVNTTTNSGSLKQVEITTARNVDYSQLQKYLQNKDWQQADRETYLRMLDVAGTKAQAEGAISKDEMNALSCVDLKTIDKLWSAASDGKLGFSAQEKILREQKNDYRKMYDAVGWQTLTGEWLIQWNYNQQTKRYEYKPGKEPNFKTFPPGHLPTVERGYNFGVSLDVALTRCGI, from the coding sequence ATGGCAAAGAATAATCAGACTGTTCTGACACTAACCTTACTAATTACAGCAAGTCTTATCGGTATATTTGCTGTTTTGGGCTGGATTGGATATTCGTTAACACGGTCTAAGTCTGAGAGCAAAAGTCCAGGAAACACTGATTTAGTTAACACAACTACTAATTCTGGCTCATTGAAGCAGGTAGAAATTACCACAGCCCGCAATGTCGATTACAGTCAGTTGCAGAAATATTTACAAAACAAAGATTGGCAACAAGCAGATCGAGAAACTTACCTGAGAATGCTAGATGTTGCCGGGACTAAGGCACAAGCAGAGGGTGCTATTAGCAAAGATGAAATGAATGCACTTTCGTGTGTTGACTTAAAAACTATTGACAAGCTTTGGAGTGCAGCCAGTGATGGGAAGTTGGGCTTTAGCGCTCAAGAAAAGATTTTGAGGGAACAAAAAAACGACTATCGCAAGATGTATGACGCGGTTGGATGGCAAACCTTAACAGGTGAGTGGCTGATTCAGTGGAACTATAATCAGCAAACTAAAAGATACGAGTATAAACCTGGCAAGGAACCAAACTTTAAAACCTTCCCCCCAGGACATCTACCAACTGTGGAGAGAGGATATAACTTTGGTGTTTCTCTAGATGTGGCACTGACGAGGTGCGGGATTTAA
- a CDS encoding protein kinase domain-containing protein, producing MKSPPPSNSWIGRFVGDNERYRLDRRLGGGGMGDVFLATDTRVGQQVALKLLKDTLVASQEMRKRFEREVAVCAALQSDHIVKISDCGFTPEGFPFYVMEYLRGQTLRQLLLREKRLSVERTVKIMAQVCKGLQLAHQGVTLQRDGTKSTEHIQVVHRDLKPDNIFLVPTDLGEWVKVLDFGVAKIRSESSENANITNITSTFIGTFRYAPPEQIQSDKNLDARGDIYSLGIILYEMLSAADPFGISIKGSHVSEASWVLAHAYEPPKPLRSQPGCEDLPVQLEAVVMKCLHKNPANRFATVEELNLALQAAAKFVIGTNIMPEKTTGQPQPSYNQGSNHETVPRQSNDETILRPPSASNQGSNHETVPRQFNPIEQNQSVETVPSLQPGYNQGSNHETVPRQFNPVEQNQQSPVNNPNTSKPDVTLYQPRPASNQGGQQVPPDKTLYQPRPASNQGGQQVPPDKTLYQPRPASNQGGQQVPPDKTLYQPRPGSNQGGQQVPPDKTLFQPRSGSNQGGQQVPPDKTLYQPRPASHQGRPQVPPDVTLYQPRPASNRGRPQVRSDDTIYQPKLNEQLATRIAPNFLRILGVILAIGLSLAFVTYIYTQLQSRQEPSNQQRLPNRGQIQN from the coding sequence ATGAAATCCCCACCTCCCTCAAATTCTTGGATTGGTCGCTTCGTAGGTGATAACGAGCGATACCGTTTAGACAGACGCTTAGGCGGGGGTGGCATGGGAGATGTCTTCCTAGCAACTGATACCCGTGTAGGTCAGCAGGTAGCATTGAAGTTGCTCAAAGATACGCTGGTGGCATCTCAAGAAATGAGAAAGCGTTTTGAGCGGGAAGTGGCAGTTTGTGCTGCTTTGCAAAGCGACCACATTGTGAAGATTAGTGATTGTGGATTTACCCCGGAAGGCTTTCCATTTTACGTAATGGAATATTTGCGGGGGCAAACCCTCAGACAACTACTGTTGCGCGAAAAGCGGCTATCTGTTGAGCGGACAGTGAAAATTATGGCGCAAGTTTGCAAGGGTCTACAGCTTGCCCATCAAGGTGTGACTCTCCAACGGGATGGCACAAAAAGCACTGAGCATATTCAGGTAGTTCATCGTGACCTGAAACCAGATAATATATTTTTAGTACCTACCGATTTGGGTGAGTGGGTCAAGGTTTTGGATTTTGGTGTTGCCAAAATTCGGAGTGAATCTTCAGAAAATGCCAATATTACAAATATCACCAGTACTTTTATTGGGACGTTTCGTTACGCACCTCCTGAGCAAATCCAAAGTGATAAAAACCTGGATGCGAGGGGTGATATTTACAGTTTAGGGATTATCCTTTATGAAATGCTGAGTGCAGCCGACCCTTTTGGAATCAGCATTAAGGGTAGTCATGTCAGCGAAGCTTCTTGGGTATTAGCTCATGCTTATGAGCCACCGAAACCACTGCGATCGCAACCAGGTTGTGAAGATTTACCCGTACAATTGGAAGCGGTAGTGATGAAATGCCTCCACAAGAACCCAGCTAACCGATTTGCAACGGTAGAAGAACTAAATCTTGCTTTGCAAGCTGCTGCCAAGTTTGTCATCGGCACTAACATTATGCCCGAAAAGACTACTGGGCAACCTCAACCTTCTTACAATCAAGGTTCAAATCACGAAACTGTTCCCAGACAATCGAACGACGAAACTATTCTGCGCCCTCCATCTGCATCTAATCAAGGTTCAAATCACGAAACTGTTCCCAGACAGTTTAACCCAATTGAGCAAAACCAATCTGTGGAAACAGTTCCTTCCCTACAGCCTGGGTACAACCAAGGTTCAAATCACGAAACCGTTCCGAGGCAATTTAATCCAGTTGAGCAAAATCAACAGAGTCCTGTGAATAATCCCAACACCAGCAAACCAGATGTAACGTTGTATCAACCACGACCTGCATCTAATCAAGGCGGACAACAAGTGCCACCAGATAAAACGTTGTATCAACCACGACCTGCATCTAATCAAGGCGGACAACAAGTGCCACCAGATAAAACGTTGTATCAACCACGACCTGCATCTAATCAAGGCGGACAACAAGTGCCACCAGATAAAACGTTGTATCAACCAAGACCTGGATCTAATCAAGGTGGGCAACAAGTACCACCAGATAAAACGTTGTTTCAACCACGATCTGGATCAAATCAAGGCGGGCAACAAGTACCACCAGATAAAACATTGTATCAACCGCGACCTGCTTCTCATCAAGGTAGACCACAAGTGCCACCAGATGTAACGTTGTATCAACCGCGACCTGCATCTAATCGAGGTAGACCACAAGTGCGATCAGATGATACTATTTACCAACCAAAACTAAATGAGCAGCTAGCAACGAGAATTGCTCCTAATTTCTTGCGAATCTTGGGTGTGATCTTGGCTATTGGGTTGAGTTTAGCGTTTGTTACCTATATATATACTCAACTTCAATCTCGTCAAGAACCAAGCAATCAGCAACGTTTACCTAATCGCGGGCAGATTCAGAACTAA
- a CDS encoding DUF4255 domain-containing protein, protein MSNVLSIAAVTAVLKVLLENGLVSDPIAASVGDVIVTALPPDRISVEADERAQINLFLYQVTQNRNVDWVSQEFRSRHSRINGNPQSPIPPLALDLHYLLTAYGAKDFQAELLLGYAMHLLHKTPAIASDIIKNNLINASTTNTSSVFSQAVASVSVSDLAEQIGHIKLTPEFFNMEETSKLWSALQTHYRPSATYLASMVLIESSKPENSEGFSMIPLSQPTIEQVMPLTKTDRMIVAGTTLVIRGKRLRGEITRIRLGNTETLIVPNDVKETQISLSVPSDLSASVQGIQVVHLTMGNAGQTDYVVESNVAVFVLHPTITAFVAQVENNGDNLRTAKITVKFQPKVGKAQRVVLLLNEASDDSPGAYSFLVAPRTEDTDAITIPIQNIKPGNYIVRVQVDGAQSPLHKNNQSGAYDSPQVTIL, encoded by the coding sequence ATGAGTAATGTACTCTCTATAGCCGCCGTGACAGCAGTACTAAAAGTCTTGCTGGAAAATGGCTTAGTCAGCGATCCGATCGCTGCTAGTGTTGGTGATGTGATTGTAACGGCCCTACCACCCGATCGAATTTCAGTGGAAGCTGACGAGCGCGCTCAAATCAACCTCTTTCTCTATCAAGTAACGCAGAATCGCAATGTCGATTGGGTATCTCAGGAATTTCGGAGTAGGCATTCACGGATTAATGGAAACCCGCAATCTCCGATTCCACCACTAGCTCTTGATCTGCATTACTTGCTAACAGCCTACGGAGCCAAGGATTTTCAGGCGGAGCTTTTATTGGGCTATGCAATGCATTTATTACACAAAACACCAGCGATCGCATCGGATATTATAAAAAATAATCTGATCAATGCATCTACAACTAATACCTCAAGTGTTTTTTCGCAAGCCGTAGCCAGTGTGTCTGTATCCGATTTAGCTGAACAAATTGGGCATATCAAATTGACTCCAGAGTTTTTTAACATGGAAGAAACTTCTAAATTATGGTCTGCTTTGCAAACCCACTATCGACCTTCAGCTACCTATTTAGCATCAATGGTATTGATTGAGAGTAGCAAACCTGAAAATTCTGAAGGTTTCTCCATGATTCCCTTGTCTCAACCAACTATAGAGCAAGTTATGCCTCTAACAAAGACCGATCGGATGATTGTTGCGGGCACAACATTAGTAATTCGTGGTAAACGGTTACGCGGTGAGATTACCCGAATCCGTTTAGGTAACACGGAGACTTTAATAGTACCTAATGATGTTAAAGAAACACAAATTAGCCTGTCAGTCCCATCGGATTTATCTGCAAGCGTCCAGGGTATCCAAGTTGTCCATCTCACAATGGGCAATGCAGGGCAAACAGATTATGTAGTTGAATCAAATGTAGCGGTTTTTGTCCTCCATCCCACAATTACGGCATTCGTTGCTCAAGTAGAAAATAACGGTGACAATTTACGCACAGCAAAAATTACCGTTAAATTTCAGCCCAAAGTTGGTAAGGCACAACGGGTAGTTTTGCTACTCAATGAAGCGTCAGATGATAGTCCGGGAGCTTACTCTTTTTTGGTTGCACCACGCACTGAAGACACCGATGCAATTACTATTCCTATCCAAAATATCAAGCCAGGAAATTATATTGTTCGGGTGCAGGTAGATGGTGCCCAAAGTCCACTCCACAAGAATAATCAGTCTGGAGCTTATGATTCGCCACAGGTGACAATTCTATGA
- a CDS encoding ATP-binding protein, protein MNATTNRNWDEANYLYLSAALALVRGILENHTAKEQNQPEEKNQEHLQQALQAAAAAMPTPSALERVCKIFSLSPFERDLLLLCAGMELNGDFAKLCAIMHGDLQRAYPTLSLALAALPNVHWDAIAPNAPLRHWRLIQIGDGHALTLSPVRIDERILHYLTGIQYLDERLAGIIEPLPEVSDLVPSHQDLAERVSVVWSQAYKVNSLPIVQLCGVETTSKRCIAATICQLQGLNLWVMPAQVIPLVPSELDNLIRLWTRETILSKCALLIDCNDLDTNDIARLNAIARFIERTQGFLIVTSRERIGLGQRLVVNFDVHQPTSKEQGAVWQDALGSIAPQINGQVKTLVDQFNLSAATIRAACAEAAGQLAQTPENDITSILWDACRVQARPRLDELAQRIEPSGDWEDLVLPEAQKQILREIAAHVRQRSTVYNNWGFAAKSARGLGISALFAGASGTGKTLGAEVLAQKLRLDLYRIDLSSVVSKYIGETEKNLRRVFDAAEQGGVILLFDEADALFGKRSEVKDARDRYANIEVSYLLQRMESYPGLAVLTTNLKSAIDTAFLRRIRFVVQFPFPDTTQRAEIWRRVFPADTPTADLDALQLARLNVAGGNIRNIALNAAFLAADTGEAVQMKHVLRAAQTEYSKLEKPLTDAEVGGWM, encoded by the coding sequence ATGAATGCTACAACAAATCGCAATTGGGATGAGGCAAACTATCTCTATCTATCAGCAGCCCTAGCCTTGGTACGTGGCATTTTAGAAAATCACACGGCAAAAGAACAAAATCAACCAGAAGAGAAAAACCAAGAGCATTTACAGCAAGCGTTACAAGCAGCAGCTGCTGCTATGCCTACACCATCGGCATTGGAAAGAGTATGCAAAATATTTAGCCTCTCACCCTTTGAACGTGATTTGTTGCTTTTGTGTGCAGGGATGGAATTGAATGGAGATTTTGCGAAATTGTGTGCTATAATGCACGGGGATTTGCAACGAGCTTACCCAACTCTTAGTTTAGCTCTAGCCGCTTTACCTAACGTCCACTGGGATGCGATCGCTCCAAATGCTCCCTTACGTCATTGGCGATTAATTCAAATTGGTGATGGTCATGCCCTGACTCTCAGCCCCGTCAGAATTGACGAACGAATTTTACATTATCTCACAGGCATTCAATACCTTGACGAACGATTAGCTGGCATCATTGAACCATTACCAGAGGTTAGCGATTTAGTTCCCTCGCACCAAGATTTAGCCGAGCGAGTATCAGTAGTTTGGTCGCAAGCTTACAAGGTTAATAGCTTGCCAATCGTTCAGTTATGTGGTGTTGAAACTACTAGCAAACGTTGCATTGCCGCGACAATTTGTCAACTCCAGGGTTTAAACCTGTGGGTAATGCCCGCACAAGTGATTCCATTAGTACCTAGCGAGTTAGATAATCTCATTCGCCTATGGACTCGTGAAACGATTTTAAGTAAGTGTGCGTTACTCATAGACTGCAACGACCTGGATACTAATGATATAGCGCGGTTAAATGCGATCGCACGTTTCATCGAACGCACCCAGGGATTTTTAATAGTTACAAGTCGGGAACGCATAGGACTAGGACAACGCCTAGTAGTTAATTTTGATGTACATCAACCAACTAGCAAAGAACAAGGTGCAGTTTGGCAAGATGCACTAGGTTCAATTGCACCGCAAATAAACGGGCAAGTTAAAACCCTAGTGGATCAGTTTAACCTCAGTGCCGCAACCATCCGGGCTGCTTGTGCAGAAGCCGCAGGACAGTTAGCCCAAACCCCAGAAAATGATATCACTAGCATTTTATGGGATGCCTGTCGTGTGCAAGCCCGTCCGCGTTTGGATGAACTCGCCCAACGGATTGAGCCATCTGGTGATTGGGAAGATTTGGTATTACCAGAAGCACAAAAACAAATTCTCCGAGAAATTGCCGCTCATGTGCGTCAACGCAGTACTGTATATAACAATTGGGGTTTTGCTGCCAAGAGTGCTAGAGGATTGGGAATCAGCGCCTTATTTGCAGGTGCTAGCGGCACTGGTAAAACCTTGGGGGCAGAAGTGCTAGCTCAGAAATTGCGCCTCGATCTTTATCGCATTGACCTATCATCGGTAGTTAGCAAATATATTGGCGAAACCGAGAAAAATTTGCGCCGGGTATTTGATGCTGCTGAACAAGGCGGCGTGATTTTGTTATTCGATGAAGCTGATGCTTTATTTGGTAAACGCAGTGAAGTTAAAGATGCGCGCGATCGCTATGCCAATATTGAAGTTAGCTACCTATTGCAACGGATGGAAAGCTACCCAGGTTTAGCAGTGCTAACTACTAACTTGAAAAGTGCAATTGATACAGCCTTTCTGCGGCGGATTCGGTTTGTGGTGCAATTCCCCTTCCCCGATACAACACAACGAGCCGAGATTTGGCGGCGTGTTTTTCCCGCCGACACCCCAACCGCAGACTTAGATGCTCTGCAACTAGCACGGCTAAATGTCGCTGGGGGCAATATCCGTAACATCGCCTTAAATGCAGCTTTCCTCGCCGCCGATACCGGGGAAGCAGTGCAGATGAAACACGTATTGCGGGCTGCTCAGACAGAATATAGCAAGTTAGAGAAACCTTTAACTGATGCGGAAGTTGGAGGATGGATGTGA